A DNA window from Candidatus Ancaeobacter aquaticus contains the following coding sequences:
- the nuoL gene encoding NADH-quinone oxidoreductase subunit L — protein MNYPYLIPVFPAIAFIIIIFLGKRLGKISAYISVCASSLSVLFSISTFVNLLQGDVVRFNFDWLVLRNAKFSFGILVDPLCVTMLLVVSIIGTLIQIYSMGYMGGDKRYSRFFAYMSLFMFSMLGLVLANNFIMLYIFWELVGACSYLLIGFWFEKDSAAEAGKKAFITTRIGDVCLFIGLAIVFWITGSAYFTDLPVSSLKEHYNLLTVAAILIFGGAVGKSAQFPLHVWLPDAMEGPTPVSALIHAATMVAAGVYLVARCYALFITHDVALLVVAYIGIITAFMGASIALVSNDIKKILAYSTISQLGFMMTALGIGGYSAGTFHLMTHSFFKALLFLGAGSIIHGTNVQDIRQMGGLFSKMKVTAITFIIGALAISGVPPFAGFWSKDSIMAEIFLSGHHVVFALAYLSCIFTAFYMFRLCFVVFFGKPKNDEIHAHESPKVMTIPLVILSVFAVFVGLIGSPIMHNWFEHFVSFGDGGHHGMHTGIMVSSIIASVIGITIAYILYMLKIKIVPDVIRKRFSLVYKVLIHKYYFDELYLHIFIRPFMLTSRFLNRFDKNVVDGLVKGVGVISIFLGEMQYVFDKYIINGLVNGTAWGVRSLSKYGRKVQTGVIQNYMLFVVLGIVIILFINVLGGEK, from the coding sequence ATGAATTACCCGTATTTAATACCGGTGTTTCCGGCAATAGCATTTATAATAATTATTTTCCTTGGGAAACGATTAGGGAAAATAAGTGCATATATTTCTGTTTGTGCATCTTCTCTTTCTGTGCTTTTTTCAATAAGTACATTTGTTAATCTTCTGCAAGGAGATGTTGTTAGATTTAATTTTGATTGGCTTGTTTTGCGTAACGCAAAATTCAGTTTCGGTATTCTTGTTGATCCGCTTTGTGTAACAATGCTTTTAGTTGTATCAATTATTGGCACTCTCATACAGATTTATTCAATGGGGTACATGGGTGGGGATAAACGGTACAGTAGATTTTTTGCCTATATGTCACTTTTTATGTTCTCCATGCTGGGACTCGTTCTCGCAAATAATTTTATCATGCTATACATATTTTGGGAGTTAGTTGGTGCTTGTTCGTATTTGCTTATCGGTTTTTGGTTTGAGAAAGATTCTGCTGCTGAAGCCGGCAAAAAAGCTTTTATAACAACACGTATTGGTGATGTTTGTCTCTTTATTGGTCTGGCAATAGTCTTTTGGATAACAGGGAGTGCCTATTTTACCGATTTACCGGTATCTTCTCTCAAAGAACATTATAATCTTCTTACCGTTGCCGCAATTTTGATTTTTGGTGGCGCAGTGGGTAAATCTGCTCAGTTTCCGCTTCATGTATGGCTGCCAGACGCAATGGAAGGGCCAACACCGGTGAGTGCTCTTATACATGCGGCAACAATGGTTGCAGCTGGGGTATATCTTGTCGCGCGGTGTTATGCACTTTTTATTACTCATGACGTTGCTTTACTTGTTGTTGCCTATATCGGCATCATTACCGCTTTTATGGGTGCTTCAATAGCTCTTGTCTCTAACGATATAAAAAAAATTCTCGCATATTCCACGATCAGTCAGCTTGGTTTTATGATGACTGCACTCGGCATTGGAGGGTATTCAGCGGGGACTTTTCATTTAATGACACACTCATTCTTTAAAGCACTTCTTTTCTTAGGTGCTGGAAGCATTATACACGGTACTAATGTTCAGGATATCAGACAGATGGGTGGACTATTCTCAAAAATGAAAGTTACCGCGATAACATTTATTATCGGTGCGCTTGCAATTAGTGGGGTGCCTCCTTTTGCCGGTTTTTGGAGTAAAGATAGTATTATGGCAGAAATATTTTTGAGTGGGCATCATGTAGTTTTTGCATTAGCGTATTTGAGCTGTATATTTACTGCGTTTTATATGTTCCGTTTATGTTTTGTAGTGTTTTTTGGAAAACCGAAGAATGATGAAATTCATGCGCATGAATCACCAAAAGTCATGACTATACCTCTTGTGATATTATCAGTTTTTGCAGTGTTTGTTGGTCTAATTGGATCTCCTATTATGCATAATTGGTTCGAACATTTTGTTTCTTTTGGTGATGGTGGTCACCATGGAATGCATACGGGGATCATGGTATCTTCAATTATTGCGTCTGTTATTGGGATAACCATAGCATATATCCTTTATATGCTTAAAATAAAGATAGTTCCAGATGTTATAAGGAAACGTTTTTCGCTTGTATATAAAGTGCTTATACATAAATACTATTTTGATGAGCTCTATTTGCATATATTCATAAGGCCATTTATGCTTACGAGCCGATTTCTAAACCGCTTCGACAAGAATGTTGTTGATGGACTGGTTAAAGGGGTTGGGGTTATTTCAATCTTTTTAGGTGAAATGCAGTATGTATTCGATAAATATATTATTAACGGATTAGTTAATGGTACTGCATGGGGTGTGAGGTCTTTGAGTAAATATGGGCGAAAAGTCCAAACAGGAGTAATTCAGAATTACATGCTTTTTGTGGTTTTGGGTATTGTTATTATATTGTTTATTAATGTGCTAGGGGGTGAGAAATAG
- a CDS encoding four helix bundle protein, which produces MTHSFKNIKVWEKAHSLVLEIYKITKLFPESEKYGLVSQLRRYAASIPTNIVEGYKRRSNKDFAHFLNIADSSLEETKYHLLLVYDLEYVKKNDYERIMELADEVGRMLSGFQKKLITYSL; this is translated from the coding sequence ATGACGCATTCATTTAAAAATATAAAAGTATGGGAAAAAGCTCATTCGTTAGTATTAGAAATATATAAAATTACGAAATTGTTTCCGGAGTCTGAAAAATATGGTTTAGTATCGCAACTTAGAAGATATGCTGCATCTATTCCAACAAATATTGTTGAAGGGTATAAGAGGAGAAGTAATAAAGATTTTGCGCATTTTCTTAATATTGCGGATAGTTCTTTAGAGGAGACAAAGTATCATTTACTTTTAGTTTATGATTTAGAATATGTAAAAAAGAATGATTATGAAAGGATAATGGAGCTAGCTGATGAAGTTGGTCGTATGTTGTCAGGTTTTCAAAAGAAACTTATAACTTACAGCTTATAG
- a CDS encoding NADH-quinone oxidoreductase subunit C — MNQLQLDELKKFFNNISHGEQSNSYIVPAKDLFAFTQYLRDTVDLTFDYLKSITAVDYNENVEVVYELYSLKLNISITLKVALSPGDLKCDSVSSIWAAADWYEREVYDMFGVQFNGHPNMKRILLEDGWVGYPLRKNYQNKDMVKKPV, encoded by the coding sequence ATGAACCAATTACAATTAGATGAACTAAAGAAATTTTTTAACAATATATCTCATGGCGAGCAGTCAAACAGCTATATTGTTCCTGCAAAAGATCTGTTCGCGTTTACTCAATACCTGAGGGATACTGTTGACCTTACGTTTGATTATCTGAAATCTATTACTGCGGTTGATTACAATGAAAACGTTGAAGTTGTCTATGAACTTTATTCTTTGAAGCTCAATATCAGTATTACATTAAAAGTAGCATTGTCACCAGGCGATCTCAAATGCGATAGTGTTTCGTCTATATGGGCAGCGGCTGATTGGTACGAAAGAGAAGTGTACGATATGTTTGGCGTGCAGTTTAATGGACACCCAAACATGAAAAGAATTCTCCTTGAGGATGGATGGGTAGGGTATCCGCTCAGAAAGAATTATCAAAATAAAGATATGGTAAAGAAACCAGTATGA
- the nuoH gene encoding NADH-quinone oxidoreductase subunit NuoH, whose amino-acid sequence MGILDILYLIFIVVAVLGFIAISGMFLIWWERKVAGHIQTRFGPMRVGWHGWLQSIADTIKLLIKEDIRPAKIDHIVFRMAPYIVIVPAVMAFVVIPFSEKWIVRDLNMGLFYIVAVSGLGVFGILMAGWASDNKYSLLGGMRAVAQMVSYEVPMIVSLITVLLYVGSSGMNDIVKAQENLWFIFRPNLFICFLIYFIAGIAETNRVPFDIPEAESELVSGFHTEYSGMRFALFFVGEYTNVFIVSSVAVVVFLGGWQGPILPGFMWFLIKVYGIIFVMMLIRWTFPRLRVDQLMSFSWKFLTPLAFINLAITAFLLLL is encoded by the coding sequence ATGGGTATTTTAGACATTTTATATTTAATTTTTATTGTTGTTGCTGTTCTTGGCTTTATTGCTATTTCGGGGATGTTCTTGATCTGGTGGGAGCGAAAAGTTGCAGGACATATACAAACGCGTTTTGGGCCCATGCGGGTTGGTTGGCATGGTTGGCTTCAGTCAATTGCTGATACAATTAAGTTATTGATCAAAGAGGATATCAGGCCAGCTAAAATTGATCATATTGTGTTTCGTATGGCACCGTATATTGTCATTGTTCCTGCGGTTATGGCTTTTGTTGTAATTCCTTTTAGCGAGAAATGGATTGTCCGGGACCTTAATATGGGGCTTTTTTATATTGTTGCTGTTTCAGGGCTCGGCGTTTTTGGGATACTTATGGCCGGATGGGCGTCTGATAACAAATATTCACTGCTTGGTGGTATGAGAGCCGTCGCACAGATGGTTAGCTATGAAGTTCCTATGATCGTGTCTCTTATAACGGTTCTTTTATATGTTGGTTCTTCGGGAATGAACGATATTGTTAAGGCGCAGGAAAACCTGTGGTTTATATTTAGACCAAATTTATTTATTTGTTTTCTTATCTATTTTATAGCCGGTATTGCTGAAACAAATAGAGTTCCATTTGATATTCCTGAAGCTGAAAGTGAACTTGTATCAGGTTTTCATACTGAGTACAGCGGGATGCGTTTTGCGCTCTTTTTTGTTGGTGAGTATACAAATGTTTTTATCGTTTCATCAGTAGCAGTAGTTGTCTTTCTTGGTGGATGGCAGGGGCCAATATTGCCTGGTTTTATGTGGTTTCTCATTAAGGTATACGGGATTATTTTTGTAATGATGTTGATACGATGGACGTTTCCAAGACTACGTGTTGATCAACTCATGTCGTTTTCATGGAAATTCTTAACGCCACTGGCATTTATTAATTTAGCGATAACAGCATTTTTACTGCTTCTTTAA
- a CDS encoding NADH-quinone oxidoreductase subunit M: MKVPILTLITFTPILGILCLLFIPKTKEQLIRIIATVFSAIPLVLCILLMFAYDYSNGNMQFVERVTWIKAFNIHYFLGIDGISLPMIALTTLLSFLACIASYKIKGRQKEYFILYLLLVTGMIGTFLALDLFLFYVFWEVVLVPMYFLIGIWGGPRKEYAAMKFFLYTLAGSVFMLLGFLALYFTSDPHTFDMLELARGSGRFVLGFQQVVFIAIFLGFAIKVPIFPFHTWLPDAHVEAPTPISVILAGVLLKMGCYGFFRISYPILPDAAQWFSYPLAILGVVNIVYGAFVALSQVDFKKMVAYSSISHMGFVLLGLASMTSTGINGALMQMFNHGVITGGMFLLVGVLYDRTHTRDLKNFGGLGAQVPVYGGFLILFTMGSLGLPGLSGFVGEFMALLGTFPVFRVVTILAVMGIVVAAAYHLKMLQRVLLGPLNQRWKDMKDISVSEIITLVPLMILVVLIGIYPMILLDIQVPAITELLAKIKGLLL, translated from the coding sequence ATGAAAGTGCCGATTTTAACACTGATAACGTTTACACCAATTCTTGGTATTTTGTGTCTTTTGTTTATTCCAAAAACGAAAGAACAACTTATTCGAATCATTGCTACTGTTTTTAGCGCGATACCACTTGTTCTGTGTATACTCCTTATGTTTGCTTATGATTATTCAAATGGCAATATGCAATTTGTTGAGAGAGTTACGTGGATAAAAGCGTTTAATATTCACTACTTTCTTGGAATAGACGGTATTAGTCTTCCCATGATAGCGTTGACGACACTGCTATCGTTTCTCGCTTGTATCGCTTCATATAAAATTAAAGGAAGACAAAAGGAATACTTTATTTTGTATTTGCTTCTTGTTACAGGAATGATCGGGACATTTTTAGCTCTTGATCTGTTTCTTTTCTATGTTTTCTGGGAAGTTGTGCTTGTACCAATGTATTTTTTGATTGGCATATGGGGTGGTCCCCGGAAAGAATATGCCGCTATGAAATTCTTTTTATACACCCTCGCTGGTAGCGTATTTATGCTTCTCGGATTTTTAGCGCTTTATTTTACCAGTGATCCTCATACCTTTGATATGCTGGAACTTGCGCGGGGAAGTGGCAGGTTTGTTCTTGGTTTTCAGCAGGTTGTATTCATTGCGATATTTCTAGGTTTTGCGATTAAAGTACCTATTTTTCCATTTCACACGTGGTTGCCCGATGCACACGTTGAAGCGCCGACACCAATAAGTGTTATTTTGGCTGGAGTTCTTCTCAAGATGGGCTGTTACGGATTCTTTAGAATTAGTTATCCTATACTTCCTGATGCGGCACAATGGTTCAGTTATCCACTGGCTATACTGGGTGTCGTTAATATTGTTTACGGCGCTTTTGTGGCGTTATCACAGGTTGATTTCAAGAAAATGGTCGCGTATTCAAGTATTAGCCATATGGGATTTGTTTTACTCGGGCTTGCAAGTATGACTTCTACAGGCATTAATGGCGCTCTGATGCAAATGTTTAACCATGGAGTTATTACCGGCGGCATGTTCTTACTTGTCGGCGTATTGTATGATCGTACTCATACCAGAGACTTAAAGAATTTTGGTGGACTTGGCGCACAAGTCCCTGTGTATGGTGGATTCCTTATATTGTTTACGATGGGGTCATTAGGTCTTCCGGGTTTGAGCGGTTTTGTTGGTGAGTTTATGGCTCTTTTAGGTACGTTTCCTGTATTTAGGGTGGTGACCATATTAGCGGTTATGGGCATCGTTGTCGCAGCGGCATATCATTTAAAGATGCTACAGAGAGTATTGCTTGGACCATTGAATCAGCGTTGGAAAGACATGAAGGATATAAGTGTATCTGAAATAATTACGTTAGTGCCGCTTATGATCTTAGTGGTTTTAATTGGTATATATCCAATGATCTTACTTGATATCCAGGTGCCGGCAATTACTGAGCTTCTAGCGAAAATAAAAGGGCTGTTATTATGA
- the nuoK gene encoding NADH-quinone oxidoreductase subunit NuoK, whose product MNIIPVSHFLVVAALLFVIGLYGVLTRRNTIGILMSIELMLNAANINFLVYSRVWGNEQGLIFVIFVIATAAAATIVGLAILIAVYRQAKTIYADRMNLMRW is encoded by the coding sequence ATGAACATTATCCCGGTAAGTCATTTTCTTGTTGTAGCAGCGTTGCTGTTTGTTATAGGTCTTTACGGTGTTCTGACACGGAGAAATACTATCGGTATTTTGATGAGTATTGAGTTAATGCTTAATGCCGCAAATATCAATTTTTTGGTATATAGCAGAGTGTGGGGAAACGAACAAGGTCTCATATTTGTAATATTCGTTATTGCTACAGCTGCCGCTGCGACTATTGTGGGGCTCGCGATTTTAATTGCTGTGTACAGACAAGCAAAAACAATATATGCCGATAGAATGAATTTAATGAGATGGTAG
- a CDS encoding NADH-quinone oxidoreductase subunit D has product MTTTTTLNPEYNRETDEFYLNMGPQHPSTHGVLRLELKMDGEVINEATPHIGYLHRSMEKMMENRTYMQIIPLTDRLDYIASMSNNLAYVMAVEKLMGVVVPERAQYIRIILVELQRIASHLLGVGTFAQDLGAFGTPLLYCFREREKIIDIYEEVCGNRLTYSYFRFGGVARDVPDTFSDMVQKYITYILPKINDLERLLTNNVIFLNRTKGVGVISPEQALTYAISGPNIRGSGIKWDIRKAEPYSLYERFDFDVPIEKNGDCWDRYKVRIEEMRQSVRIVEQAIKQLPGGEINALKPMAMRYPKPEKGSVYFRTEAPRGDLGFYIVSDGTDKPYRVKVRAPSFSNLAILPELMKGLKIADVVAICGSLDIVMGEIDR; this is encoded by the coding sequence ATGACAACTACGACAACATTAAACCCTGAGTACAATAGAGAGACCGACGAGTTTTATCTCAATATGGGACCTCAACACCCGTCAACACACGGGGTGCTTCGCCTTGAGCTAAAGATGGATGGTGAGGTTATCAATGAGGCAACTCCGCATATCGGTTATTTGCATCGTTCGATGGAAAAGATGATGGAAAACCGTACCTACATGCAGATTATTCCTTTGACCGACAGGTTAGATTATATTGCTTCTATGTCTAATAATCTCGCCTATGTTATGGCCGTTGAAAAGCTTATGGGAGTAGTTGTTCCTGAACGTGCGCAGTATATCAGAATAATTCTTGTTGAACTGCAGCGTATTGCAAGTCATTTACTTGGTGTCGGTACCTTCGCACAGGATCTTGGTGCGTTTGGAACACCTCTTCTGTATTGTTTTCGTGAAAGAGAAAAGATAATTGATATATATGAGGAAGTATGCGGAAACAGACTGACATACAGTTATTTTCGTTTTGGTGGTGTTGCGCGGGATGTCCCCGATACATTTTCTGATATGGTGCAAAAATATATAACCTATATATTACCAAAAATAAATGATCTCGAACGATTACTAACTAACAATGTTATTTTTCTTAACCGGACGAAAGGTGTTGGTGTTATTTCCCCAGAACAAGCTTTAACCTATGCGATAAGCGGTCCAAACATTCGTGGCTCTGGAATTAAATGGGATATACGTAAAGCTGAACCATATTCTCTGTATGAAAGATTTGATTTTGATGTGCCGATAGAAAAAAACGGTGATTGTTGGGATAGATATAAAGTACGTATCGAAGAAATGAGACAAAGCGTGAGGATTGTTGAACAGGCAATTAAACAATTGCCTGGTGGTGAAATTAATGCTCTTAAGCCAATGGCTATGAGGTATCCTAAGCCAGAAAAAGGGAGTGTTTATTTTAGAACGGAGGCTCCGCGTGGTGATCTTGGTTTTTATATTGTCAGTGATGGTACAGACAAACCGTATAGGGTAAAAGTGCGCGCACCATCGTTTTCAAATCTGGCAATATTACCGGAACTCATGAAGGGGCTTAAAATCGCAGACGTTGTCGCAATATGCGGTAGCTTAGATATTGTAATGGGAGAAATTGATAGATAG
- a CDS encoding NADH-quinone oxidoreductase subunit I encodes MIQYIGNIIKGIWSLLLGLSVTVKNLFSHAVTLQYPKERQKMTDRFRGLVELNKEKCVSCMQCVKICPDGCLAIKATVGEDKKKVLESFVYDAALCCFCGFCEEVCPTKAIYMNKDYEVAVIDDRSLLTVDLMKGYEGVSWHVRVDQ; translated from the coding sequence ATGATACAGTATATAGGAAATATTATTAAAGGGATATGGAGCCTGCTTCTGGGGCTGTCTGTAACAGTAAAAAATCTATTCAGTCATGCAGTTACTTTACAATATCCTAAAGAGCGGCAGAAAATGACGGACCGTTTCAGGGGACTTGTTGAATTAAATAAAGAGAAATGCGTCTCATGTATGCAGTGTGTGAAAATCTGTCCTGATGGATGTCTTGCCATTAAAGCGACTGTTGGGGAAGATAAGAAAAAGGTTTTAGAGTCATTTGTATATGATGCCGCGCTATGTTGTTTTTGCGGTTTTTGTGAAGAGGTATGTCCTACAAAAGCGATTTATATGAATAAAGATTATGAGGTTGCGGTAATTGACGATAGGTCGTTACTTACGGTTGATTTAATGAAGGGATATGAAGGAGTAAGCTGGCATGTTCGAGTGGATCAATAG
- a CDS encoding NADH-quinone oxidoreductase subunit N: MTLQELYVHAKYISPELFLIFSGFCVVLCGKSFRNQQKILGIATVMSFVVAMIILGFCAFTYPDKELFYGMVRIDPFSLTLRFLIFITMILVGLLSMGDEFNDKKEFPEYFALLLFNGVGLSFLVMANNLLLIYLSLELVSLTTYILVSVSKRTFLAGEASLKYFLFGALSTAIFLFGISMVYGLTGTLDLGVMSVNVARGGIDAGVMYVALVFLLVGFGFKIAMVPFHMWAPDAYQGASTPITAFMSVAPKIAAFGVFLRIFYSGIGDFGVNWHDLIGVLAVITMTVGNILAISQNNIKRMLAYSSIAQAGYILIGFAVPTLLGKEAVLMYLLVYIFMNIGAFTIAIMLIRSLKSEQISDFRGLAKIVPGTAFAFAVFLLSLAGIPPLAGFLGKFYVFSAAIESHMIYLALAGIINSVIGLYYYVRVIKYMYVDTARRDVTIVTHPALTTAVIISLVGTLIIGIYPTPFIKIITFAVSIF, translated from the coding sequence ATGACGTTACAAGAATTATATGTTCACGCAAAGTATATTTCTCCTGAATTATTTTTGATCTTTTCAGGATTTTGTGTTGTTCTTTGCGGTAAGAGTTTTCGGAACCAGCAGAAAATTCTAGGTATTGCTACTGTTATGAGTTTTGTTGTTGCAATGATTATTCTCGGTTTCTGCGCGTTCACGTATCCCGATAAAGAATTATTTTACGGGATGGTTCGTATTGATCCTTTTTCACTCACGCTAAGATTTCTTATTTTTATTACCATGATCTTGGTCGGACTTCTTTCCATGGGAGACGAGTTTAATGATAAAAAAGAGTTTCCCGAATATTTTGCCTTATTGCTTTTTAACGGGGTAGGTCTCAGTTTTCTTGTTATGGCAAATAATCTTTTACTTATTTATCTTTCCCTTGAGCTGGTTTCTCTTACTACATATATATTGGTGTCTGTGTCAAAAAGAACATTTCTTGCTGGTGAAGCAAGCCTGAAGTATTTTTTGTTTGGAGCTCTTTCGACTGCTATTTTCCTTTTTGGTATTTCTATGGTGTATGGTTTGACAGGGACACTTGATCTAGGGGTAATGAGCGTGAATGTCGCTCGTGGTGGTATCGATGCAGGTGTCATGTATGTGGCACTCGTATTTCTTTTAGTTGGGTTCGGATTCAAAATTGCCATGGTACCATTTCACATGTGGGCGCCTGATGCTTATCAAGGTGCGTCAACACCCATCACAGCATTTATGTCAGTTGCTCCAAAAATTGCCGCATTTGGAGTTTTCTTAAGGATCTTTTATAGTGGGATTGGTGATTTTGGCGTTAATTGGCACGACTTGATCGGTGTATTAGCCGTTATTACAATGACTGTAGGAAATATTCTCGCGATTTCACAAAATAATATTAAAAGGATGCTTGCGTATTCAAGTATTGCTCAAGCTGGATACATTTTAATAGGGTTTGCCGTTCCGACTCTACTCGGTAAAGAAGCAGTGTTAATGTATTTATTGGTATATATCTTTATGAATATAGGCGCATTTACGATTGCGATTATGCTTATACGTTCACTAAAATCCGAACAGATAAGTGATTTTAGGGGACTTGCAAAAATTGTTCCGGGAACAGCATTTGCTTTTGCGGTATTTTTACTGTCACTTGCTGGTATTCCGCCACTGGCTGGATTTTTAGGTAAGTTTTATGTGTTTAGTGCTGCTATTGAATCACACATGATATATCTTGCGCTTGCAGGTATAATTAATAGTGTCATTGGCCTTTATTATTATGTAAGAGTAATTAAATATATGTATGTTGATACTGCGCGTAGGGATGTTACTATTGTAACGCACCCTGCTTTGACAACTGCGGTAATAATATCATTAGTTGGAACACTGATTATTGGTATATATCCAACACCTTTTATAAAAATCATTACGTTTGCAGTAAGTATTTTTTAG
- a CDS encoding NADH-quinone oxidoreductase subunit B family protein, with translation MALINKVPIVLEKVPGGDFLLTQIDAVLNWAKLSSIWPMSFGLACCAIEMMATGAARYDIDRFGAGVFRASPRQCDLMIVAGTVCTKMAPCIERLYEQMPDPKYVIAMGNCAISGGIFQYDTYSVVKGVDQIVPVDVHVAGCPPRPENLLHGIIQLQNKIRKGTIKDEPITIR, from the coding sequence ATGGCATTAATAAATAAGGTTCCTATTGTACTGGAAAAAGTACCTGGTGGGGATTTTCTTCTTACTCAAATAGACGCTGTACTTAACTGGGCAAAACTTTCAAGTATTTGGCCAATGAGCTTTGGTCTGGCATGTTGTGCTATTGAGATGATGGCTACCGGTGCTGCACGATATGACATTGATCGTTTCGGTGCTGGGGTATTTCGCGCATCTCCACGGCAATGCGATCTTATGATTGTTGCCGGTACGGTATGTACAAAAATGGCACCTTGTATTGAAAGACTCTACGAGCAAATGCCTGATCCAAAATACGTTATTGCTATGGGAAACTGTGCGATATCTGGCGGTATATTTCAGTATGATACCTATTCAGTTGTGAAGGGTGTAGATCAGATTGTTCCTGTAGATGTACATGTAGCCGGTTGTCCGCCACGACCTGAAAATCTTCTCCACGGTATTATACAGCTTCAAAATAAGATCAGAAAAGGTACTATCAAAGATGAACCAATTACAATTAGATGA
- a CDS encoding NADH-quinone oxidoreductase subunit J, with the protein MFEWINSFKISETFIALAVFYCVLAVTVISAVLVVTLKNIFHSALALALTLIGIACIYLYLNCEFLAIMQLLLYVGAILTLILFAIMLIARINDKYVKQSNEQKGISFILCGSLFVLIVIAISKLAFKDTLVKGYTTFQDIGKAVLTQYALPFEFVSIVLLASLIGAIALASRTKDGDQ; encoded by the coding sequence ATGTTCGAGTGGATCAATAGTTTTAAAATAAGTGAAACATTCATTGCGCTTGCAGTATTTTATTGTGTGCTTGCAGTTACGGTGATTTCAGCTGTGCTGGTAGTTACATTGAAGAATATTTTTCACTCTGCATTAGCTCTTGCTCTGACATTAATCGGTATTGCCTGTATATATCTTTATCTCAATTGTGAATTTTTAGCAATAATGCAGCTGTTGCTGTATGTCGGAGCGATTCTGACGCTTATATTATTTGCGATCATGCTTATTGCGCGCATTAACGATAAATATGTAAAACAATCAAATGAGCAAAAGGGGATATCCTTTATCTTGTGTGGTTCGTTATTTGTTTTGATTGTCATAGCTATCTCTAAATTAGCCTTTAAGGATACTCTTGTAAAAGGATATACAACGTTTCAGGATATTGGCAAAGCGGTTTTAACACAGTATGCATTACCGTTTGAATTTGTTTCAATTGTGTTATTGGCATCTTTAATCGGGGCAATTGCACTTGCTTCTCGTACAAAGGATGGTGACCAATGA
- a CDS encoding NADH-quinone oxidoreductase subunit A, which translates to MVLHDYGYVGIFFLAGVALALAALVTAWILRPNKPNPVKLSPYECGEIVKGSGWLQFNVRFYLIALIFVVFDIEALFLVPWVYAFKYMGIVGYVEMMIFIAILFVGLAYAWRKGALEWH; encoded by the coding sequence ATGGTTTTACATGATTATGGTTATGTAGGTATCTTTTTTCTTGCTGGAGTCGCGCTTGCTCTTGCAGCGTTGGTGACGGCATGGATTTTACGGCCAAATAAACCGAATCCCGTTAAATTATCCCCTTATGAATGCGGTGAGATAGTAAAAGGTAGTGGTTGGCTTCAGTTTAATGTGCGGTTTTATCTTATCGCACTTATATTCGTTGTTTTTGATATAGAAGCATTGTTTCTCGTTCCGTGGGTATATGCATTTAAATACATGGGAATCGTAGGATATGTTGAAATGATGATCTTTATTGCGATACTGTTTGTCGGGTTGGCGTATGCGTGGAGAAAAGGAGCATTGGAATGGCATTAA